From Flaviflexus ciconiae:
AAGGTACCGACTTCATTCTTGTCCAAGCCGACGTTGCGATCCTCGCCCGCCAATCCGAGGCCCTTGCCACCACCTTTATCCCCATCCAGCAAGGCGAGGAGCAGGCAGGAAAGCCGGGTGAAGAGCGAGCCAGCTACTAGGCGAACATGAGCTTCATGGCACCGCGGCGGCGGAGGTCATGACAGAAGCTATGGCACCGGGAAGATAATCCCCGGCGGAATTAATCTGCCGGGGATCGTTGTTGGGGAAGATGCTCGGTTTGTGAGGCGGCATCCACTCCGTGTCTCTTGAGAGCGTCCGCCTGGATGTTTATGGTGAGAAGCAATTGCACTCCCCGGCCTCTCCATGGAAGCTACAGGAGAGTCCTTCTTTTTTTCTGACTAAAGTGACCCACGTCTGGCGGTGCTGGTCGGGTACGTAGCCACGGTCATTGAACGAACCAACAGTGTTCTGTGATTCCCAAGGATTCATCGTTGCTTTCGCGTGGGACAATAGCCTCGTGGTTGATATTTCCGAAGAAGAGTTCGAGGAAGCCGTTGCCGACGCGCTCGATATGGTTCCCGACGAGTTCATGGATGCTGTCGACAACGTCGTCTTCCTGATCGAAGACGAACCGGCTCCCGACATGGTTGGTCCGGATCAGCGTGATGAAGATGGCTTGCCCGCCCTTCTCGGACTGTATGAAGGCATTGCCCTCACGGATCGTGATGATGGATGGGCGGGTGCACTGCCCGACACGATCTTTATTTTCCGTGGACCACTGTCACGCTGGTGCGAAACCAGGGAAGAACTTATCCACGAGATTGCCGTGACCGTTATTCACGAAATTGCCCACCATTTCGGAATCGACGACGACCGGTTGCACGCGCTCGGATGGGGGTAGCGGGCACCGCACGGTGACAATTGGGCAACGGTCAGCGGTAACGGGTCGGGCTAAGCCTGTCCTTGATCAAGATTCTCCGCCGGCGTCACGGATGTCAGTCTGATATTTCTCGGGTGCGGGCATGGACGTAAGATCGCGGGATCCCGGCCTGAGTTCGCGGAACCTTCCTCTGATCGTCTTTTTCGTGGAAGAGTTAGTGTCATGGAACTACGGCATGTGATCGCAGTGGGGGAACCCCGTTCAACTGTTCTCCTGTTGCACGGTTTTGGGGAACACTCCGCTCGGTACTCGCATATCATTGAGATTTTTGCTGAAGCCGGATATGACGTGTTCAGCTACGACCAGGCAGGGCACGGGCGGGCCGCCGGGCCCCGGGCGCAGGTCGATATGCCGGAGCTGCTCAAAGACCACCGTGCGGCTCGCGCAGAAGTCATGGCACGAACAAGAACGGACACCCTCGTTCTATTCGGACACTCGATGGGTGGGCTGATCACGGGAATGTCTGCGCTCATTGACCCTCGTGGCGTCGATGCTGTTGTCCTGTCCGGCCCGGCCTTCCGCCAGTTCCCGGAAGTCGCACCCATCATTGCGAAGATCGGATACGGTCTTTCAAGGTTCCTGCCAAGCATTCCAATTACCAACATTGACACGAAGGACCTGAGCCGAGATCCGTTCGTGGTGCGAGCATACGAGCGTGACCCGCTTGTTCATCACGGATGGGTGCCGATGCTCACGGGCACGTCGATGGCAGTGCACGGCCGGAAAGCACTGGACAATGCCAGCGTGTGGAAGAAGGGCCTGCCGCTCTACGTTGTTCATGGCGAGGACGATCAGATCGCTAACATCGAGGGATCCCGAGAGTTTGTCGCGAGTGTAAGAGACTCCGGATCCCCAGCAGAGCTCGTGACCGTGCCTGCCGGATTCCACGAAGTGCTCAACGAGCCGGACTCAGAACAGGTCGTGGAAGACATCATCCAGTGGCTAAATAATCGAGTTTAAGCAGGTGGCGGCGGCCCTGCTTAACCGATGTGCGGGTCAAGAATGGGTACGGTAAAGGGGTGAGTCCCATATCATTCTTCCGCAAGAAGCGCTCCCAGCCGGTCGAGAAGGTCGCCGAACCATCGGCGGCCTCCCCGATCGAGGCCACCGCCTCGCCAAGCCTGGACAATGCTCTGCCAGTGGAGCAGGAGCGTCCCGTACCGGCTCTCGACAGGAGCCTCGACGAGGAAACGGACGCAGCGTACGCTGCGATCACCGAAGCTTTCGCGCAGTGGCGGGAAAGCCTGTCACTGAAGACGGACGATATTGTTCTCTCCGCCGACGAACCAACGGTTCTTGACCTGTCGAGTCTCCACCCGACGGGTGCAGCCCAGTTCTATTCGGGCAGCCCCACCCCGCTCACGTCGGTATTCCGCGAATCGGAAACCCAGGGCAGGGCGCGAACCAAGATTAATGCGCTCCTCGAAAAGCAACGCAGTCTGGAAGAGTCCTACGGTTCGGCCCCGATCTCCCTCGTCATGGGGACCCTCACATGGTCGGAGATCCGCCCCAAGAAGCAGTCTGCCTCCGAACCCGAGCCGGGTGACAACGCTGATGACGTTGAACTGGGAGCGGCCTTCGATGAGACCGGTCAAATCTCCCTCGACGAAGCCGAAGAGGTCTCCGAGGAACCAACTGGCCCTCAGATCATTGAAGTAACGGAACCCGCGCTCCGCCGCGTTGTTCATGTCGTCGCATCGACAGCAGCGGATCCCGTCCTCACCCTCGGCCACGAAGCCGATATCTCCTCTTCCGTGCTTGGTGCCCTGCGCCGTCACGGCGCACCCGTGGAAGCCGTGGCTGAGATCCGCACCCTCGCCCACGACCCGGAGACCCAGGAATCGGCGCTGGCCCGCCTGCGGGAGCTGGCGCGCGTCTACCTGCCCGGCTGTGAATATCGGAGTGTCACGCTCCTCGCCCTTGCTTCCTCCCCGTCCGCGATCCTGCACGATGACCTGGTGACGATGGAGCCGAGGATCCGCGGTTCCCGGCTCATTGCCCGCCTCGTTTCCGAAACCCCGAGCAACGAGCAGATCGAGGCCGATCCCCACGATCGTTCACCCCAGGAAGAGCGCGGTGCCGGCCAGCTCGATGTCACCGAACTCGATATTGTTGACGCGGTTGCCGGTGGCACCTCCGTCTTTATTGACTCGGCTCCGGGCACGTCCCCAAGGCGCGTCCTTGCCTCAATCGCATCAGATATTGCCGCCTCCGGTAAGTCTGTCCTCTACCTGTACGGCAACTCTTCTGCTCACCGGGCCTTCACCGGCCAGCTCAACATCATGGGACTTGGCGATCTCGTTGCTGACTTCGGCAAGGTCTCCGAAGTACCGATGCGCCTGCGCACCGGTATGCGACTTAAGTCGCCAACAATTGACGCCGAGGCCGTCTCCGAGCGCAATGCTCAGCTCGAATCTGACCGTGAAGCCCTCGTTGAGTTCATGTCGGCACTCCATGAAACCTCACCCAAGTGGGGTGTATCCGCCTACCAGCTGCTCACACAGATTGTTGAGATGTCGCTGGAAGAAGACGGAGCGAAGACGAAGGTGCGGCTCAGCGAAGACGTTGTCACCGCGCTGTCCGACGAGGAAGCACGCGGACGGGCCGCGGCTCGCCTCGACGAAGCGCTCCGCCTCGATCGCAGAGCATCCGAATCCAACCCGTGGGCCCGCTCCACGATCTTCACGGATGAGGACGCCACCGCCGCACACAAGCGGGTCACCCACCTTGCCGACATCAGCCTTCCCGCTCTTCTCGACCAGGTGCAGCGGGCCTCCGCCGAAACCGGGCTCCGCAAGGCCGAGACGCTCAATGACTGGGCTGAGCAGCTTGAGCTCCTCTCCGAAGTCTCCGACACACTCGATACCTTCCGCCCCCACATCTACGAACGCTCCGTCGCCGACATGCTGATTGCCACGGCATCGAAGGAATGGCGGAACAGCCACGGGGCCACCATGGGAATGTCGGAACGCAGGCACCTGAAGAAGGAAGCCCGCGACATGGTCCGTGCCGGTCAGGAAGTCACCGACCTCCACGCCTCCCTCAGCAAGGTCCAAAGGGAACGCGAACAGTGGCGCCTTCTCGCCGAGCCCGGCTCATGGCCCTCAATCCCCGAAGGAATGAGCCAGCTACGCTCCACATACGGTGAGGTCCGTGCCGAGATCGACGAGGTCATGGAATTCCTGCCCGACGGCGGGGAGCTCACCGCTATTCCGCTTGCCGAGCTACGTAAGCGCTGCCAGGCGCTCGCCAGGGAATCCGGGGACCTTGCCGATTTGCCGCGTAGGAATTCGCTTCGCGGCGAGATCGAAAAGGACGGCCTAACCGAGCTCTACGCGGATCTGACCGACAGGTCCATCCCTGCCGACAAGGCTGGGAACGAACTTCATGCGGCCCACCTTGCCTCTGTCTTCGAGCACATGTTCTCCTCGACGCCCGCGCTCGCGGCCGGTGCGGGAACCCGTGCCAATGATCTTGTGGCCCGCGTTGTTCAGCAGGATCGTGAACACGTGGAGTCAATGCCTCAGTACATTAACCGTGCCGTGGTCTCGAACATGAGGTCGAAGATCACGAAGAAGAAGGACCAGACCCTCGAGGTCGACTCCTATCTGGCCGAACACGGTGCGGCCGGGCTCCGGGATGCTATCGCCAGGCACGGCGAGCTACTTCAGGCCGCTCGCCCCGTCTGGGCAATGTCGGCAGTAACCGTTGCACAGTTCATTCCTCCCATGAAGTGGGCGGATGTTGTCATCCTCGACGGCATCGACAATGTTGAACTGGCACAGCTTGTCCCCGCAATTCTGCGTGGCGGCACACTCGTTGTTGCCGGTCGTCTCCAGAGCCGCGGTGAGGCCGTTTCGGCCCTGTCTAAGATTCTTCCCGTGGCAAGCCTGCCCACACTGTCCTCAAAGCATGATGAGATGACGGCAAGCTTCCTGTCCAGCAACGGTTTCTCCACGGCTCTTGCCGTGTACCCGGGAGCGCCCACCCGCCCCATGCCCAAGCTCAAGGTCGTCGAGGGCACGGGAGTGCCCGGACCGAAGTCGGGACTCGTGGAAGGCCCCGAGAAGGAAGTCGAGGCGGTTGTTGAGGCCGTTGTTGACCTGGCGCTTTCGAGGCCGGGCGAGTCCGTCGGCGTGATTTCGCTGAACGCGGCACACGCGGAGAGGATCCGTGCATCGATCCGTTCCGTTGCTCGCACCTCCTCGGCGCTTGGGGACCTCACGGATCCCACGGTCAAGGAACCGTTCACCGTCGTGGACGCCATGTCCAACACGGCACTGCGCAGGGACCACATCATCCTGACAGTGGGCCTAGGCAAGACCGTTCATGGCAGGGTACTGCACTCGTTTGGTGACCTGTCGACCCCGGCTGGCGTTGAGGGTCTTGTTTCGGCACTCGAGTCGCCCCGCAAGTCGCTCACCATGATTTCCTCGTTCGAGGCCTCCGACATTGACCGGAACAGGCTCGGAACGCCCGGCTCGATTCTGCTCGTTGACCTGCTCGAGGCCTACCGGAAGCAGGCGCCTGCCGAGGATCCGGCCGAGGGCGAAGGCAATGCGCTTCTGCGCGACCTGGCCCTGCGCCTTCAAGAACGCGGCTACCGTGCTCGCGTGGGTTACCGCAGGGGAGAGTCGCTCTCGATTCCTCTCGTCGCCGGCCACGATGAGATCCCGGGAACCTGGGCAACCGCCGTCACGATCGATAACGAGCGATACGCGGAAGAGAAGTCCTTGCGCAGGCGCGACCAGTTCTGGCCCGCGATGCTGTCGGGTCGGGGATGGCGGGTGGTGCCCACTGTCACCACCTCCGTGTTCTTCGATCCCCAAGCCGAAATTGAACGGATCATCTCGTCGGTTGATGCTGTCCGCGACGAGGTGCGTCAAGCAGCCTCCCGGAAGAAGACCGGGAAGAACATCCCGGCCCACCTGGATCTGACAACAATCGACGATGACCTGGATGAACCTCAGGGTCGGCCCCGCGGGCCACGCCCGAAGGTCTCTCCGGGTATGCCGCTCGCGGCGTACTCCGACGATCAGCTCGATGATCTTGTTGCCTGGATTATCAGTGACGGCAAGAACCGCAGCGAAGACGAAGTCGTTGACGCCCTCCGTTCCGAACTTGACCTGCGCCGTCGCGGCATCCAGGTTGATGTTGTACTCCGCAACGTCGTCCGCAGGCAGGTTGGTCCTGCCGTCGTGACATCAGAGAATGGCGAAGAGCCGGGTGGAGATGACCTCGGCGGTGCACAGTTCGGCGGGGAACAGCCCGCCGACGGTGATCGGCCTGCTCACAACGACGAGGGCGATCGCCTGTGAAGAAGCGTGCCGTCTACCTCTCCCGGGTTGACCGGGAGAGGCTAGAGCGGGGCGAAATCAAGACGCCCGAGGAAGCTCTCCACAAAGACGATCCGCCCGCCCGGCGGACACCGGAACGGGCGGAGACGAAAAAGAAGAGTGGATTATCCCAGCGCGATAGGGAGATCCTGGCGGAACGTCCCCCACACTGGGGCTGAGACTAGCGGTTCTGGCCCTCGCCACCGTCAGCGTTCTGAACGATCAGGAGGTCGCGGATCTCCTTGAGGACAGCAACGTCATCGGCGTCCGCTGCCGGCGCTTCCTCAACACCAGCATTGCGGCGCTCAGCAAGCTTGTTCATCGGGATGATGATGAAGAAGTAGAGGGCGAGAGCAACCAGGAGGAAGCTAACAAGGGCGGTGATAACAGCGCCGGGCTTCACCGTTGCATCCCCGATCGTAAACGCGGCAACATCATCGAAATTGGGTTCACCGAAGATGCCGCCGATCAGCGGGTTAATGACCTGCTCAACGAGAGCGGTCACAACAGCGGTGAAGGCTGCGCCGATAACCATGCCAACAGCAAGGTCGATGGCATTGCCTCGGGAGATAAATTCTTTAAATCCCTGGATCATGGGATAGTCCTTTCGTAAAAGGACGACTCAACTGTGCAGGACTGCCAGCAGAGGCGTCCGTGCACTAATGCCAAGGACTAATGTAGCCTGCTCCGCGTCGATCGCAACATAGGCGTATGTGAGATTATCACCGGTTGACAGGAATCCCGACGATGCGTCGACCTCGGAGAATGCCAGGATTGTTGCGTCTGTCGCGGCCAGGATCGCTGTGCCGGTCTCATCGGAAGACCACAGGTCTACCTTTGAACCCGCCGGTGTTAGCTCGGCCGGTGTTGAGAGGTAGACAGGAACGATAACGGTTCCTTCGGGAAGACCATCAACGAGGGTTGGGCCAATCAGCATCGACTGGGTGATTGGCGTGCCCTCGGGAAGCGAGATTGCAAGACGCTGGCCCGATGCCATGTCGATCGCCTGATCTTCTGGAACAACTCCGGCAGGGGCCGGAACCTTCCTTACATCGTCCTCGGTAAGACGATGCCCTGCTGGTAGATCGCTTGAGGCCACAAGAAGCTCCGTTGGAAGAACCCGGCCGGAAGATCCAATAGCGGAAACAACAAGTGCGAGGCAGAGTGCAAGAATAGCGGCGGTAAGAAGCCTGCGCCACCGCCACAGTACCGCTCGCATCGGAGGTCTGGAAGACATAACCAGATGGTAAGGACGTGATCGGTGCTTGCCGCCTCCGTGCACGTGTCCCTGTGGATCGGAGGGGTGAGGCGGTTACCTGTGGAAGCGGAGGTAGGTACCCGAGGAGGCGTCACGAGAGCAGTGGGTGCAGAGACAAAGTGACCCGCCGGTAGAGGCGGGCCACTTTAGAAATATCCAGGTAGCCATCGGCTAACCAGAGATGGAATTGGTGCTACCGGCTGAGAGCTAGGCCTTAGCGGCGGCCGTGCTGGCCGACGAACCACCGGACGAAGCCGATGACTTGGATGACTCGGTGGAAGAGCTGGTGCTGGTTGAGCTAGCAGGCGCAGAGTCGGAGCTCTTCGGATCGGTGGCGGTGAGGCCGTTTGACTTTGATCGGGAGTCGTTGCGGTAGAAGCCTGACCCCTTGAAAACAACGCCAACGGAGTTGAAGAGCTTCCTGAGCTCTCCGCCGCAGGCCTCGCAGACGGTCAGCGGATCGTCAGTGAAAGACTGGTGGATATCGAACGCGTTTCCGCATGACTTGCAGCGGTACGAATAAGTGGGCACGTGATTTACTCCGTTGGACAGGGATCTACGAAAAGTTATCGTACTCCACTGCGAGGGCTCCCAACCCGGGTCGTGGCAGGGATGACACTGGATGCCCCGGAAAAGCAGTAGGCCGGACCCTTTTGAGTCCGGCCCTGAATCCCTCTTGCGGTTCTCATTTAGGGAGCTCCGCCTTCGAGAGTAGTGGCAAGTCAGTTGTCTTCTACCTTGGTGATCGTCCCGGGTTGGAGAACCCAAGGGACGCGGACATCCTGTTCGTCATAGGGGAGAGAGTTTGACACAAACTCCCACGGGTAGATCAGTGCACCCACCTTGTCGGTGACGTTCTGCTTCAGCATCCGGTCGTACCAACCGCCACCCTGGCCGAGCCGGGTACCTGACTGGTTGACGGCGAGGGCCGGGACGATGATGACATCGGCTTCTTCGATGACTTCGGCAGGGAGGGGATCGCCCTTCGGTGAGGGCGGGCGACCGGGAGCTTCGCTCACCAGGTCGTCGCACTCGTACTCGGCCCACATCCGGTTGAGGCCCGGCCCGAGCTTGGGGAGCAGGATGCGAACACCGAGTTCGCTGAGAGTATCGAGAGCCAGATAGGTATCGGGCTCGTTCTTGACGGACACGTACATCGCAATGGTCTTGGCATCTGCCACGAACTCGGTAATGGTCTCCGCAAATGCGGGGGCATACTTGCTGAGATCTTTCGCGGTCAACTTTGACCGGCGATCACGGAGAACGCTACGGATCATCTGCTTGGCATCGACAATGTCGAAGTCAGAAA
This genomic window contains:
- a CDS encoding metallopeptidase family protein, producing the protein MVPDEFMDAVDNVVFLIEDEPAPDMVGPDQRDEDGLPALLGLYEGIALTDRDDGWAGALPDTIFIFRGPLSRWCETREELIHEIAVTVIHEIAHHFGIDDDRLHALGWG
- a CDS encoding alpha/beta hydrolase: MELRHVIAVGEPRSTVLLLHGFGEHSARYSHIIEIFAEAGYDVFSYDQAGHGRAAGPRAQVDMPELLKDHRAARAEVMARTRTDTLVLFGHSMGGLITGMSALIDPRGVDAVVLSGPAFRQFPEVAPIIAKIGYGLSRFLPSIPITNIDTKDLSRDPFVVRAYERDPLVHHGWVPMLTGTSMAVHGRKALDNASVWKKGLPLYVVHGEDDQIANIEGSREFVASVRDSGSPAELVTVPAGFHEVLNEPDSEQVVEDIIQWLNNRV
- the mscL gene encoding large conductance mechanosensitive channel protein MscL, yielding MIQGFKEFISRGNAIDLAVGMVIGAAFTAVVTALVEQVINPLIGGIFGEPNFDDVAAFTIGDATVKPGAVITALVSFLLVALALYFFIIIPMNKLAERRNAGVEEAPAADADDVAVLKEIRDLLIVQNADGGEGQNR
- a CDS encoding SAF domain-containing protein; translated protein: MSSRPPMRAVLWRWRRLLTAAILALCLALVVSAIGSSGRVLPTELLVASSDLPAGHRLTEDDVRKVPAPAGVVPEDQAIDMASGQRLAISLPEGTPITQSMLIGPTLVDGLPEGTVIVPVYLSTPAELTPAGSKVDLWSSDETGTAILAATDATILAFSEVDASSGFLSTGDNLTYAYVAIDAEQATLVLGISARTPLLAVLHS
- a CDS encoding FmdB family zinc ribbon protein — protein: MPTYSYRCKSCGNAFDIHQSFTDDPLTVCEACGGELRKLFNSVGVVFKGSGFYRNDSRSKSNGLTATDPKSSDSAPASSTSTSSSTESSKSSASSGGSSASTAAAKA
- a CDS encoding 5-formyltetrahydrofolate cyclo-ligase; this encodes MTTYEVALPDVSDFDIVDAKQMIRSVLRDRRSKLTAKDLSKYAPAFAETITEFVADAKTIAMYVSVKNEPDTYLALDTLSELGVRILLPKLGPGLNRMWAEYECDDLVSEAPGRPPSPKGDPLPAEVIEEADVIIVPALAVNQSGTRLGQGGGWYDRMLKQNVTDKVGALIYPWEFVSNSLPYDEQDVRVPWVLQPGTITKVEDN